Below is a window of Gilliamella sp. ESL0405 DNA.
TGATCTTCACGTGCAATTTCATTGGGTATAAAGCTATTTGCCCAAATTTGCCCATGTGGATGTGGGTTTGAGCAACCCATTGCTGCGCCTTTATTTTCAAATATTTGCACCCATGGGTAATGTTGGCTAAGTTCTTGTTGTTGACGAATCCATGTCTTAATAACGCCCTCAATCGCAGGTAAATCAAGTTCGGGTATTGTTTTACTGTGATCGGGTGAAAAACAGATAACCCGACTTGTTCCCCTGGCACTTTGCATTTGAAAGAGGGGATCGTCATTTACCGGCGAGTCGGGCGTATTTTCCATTAGTGCAGCAAAATCATTGGTAAAAACAAACGTTCCGGTATAGTCAGGGTTCACATCGCCGGTGACACGCTTATTGCCCGGGCACAAAAAACAATTTGGATCGTAGCTTGGTTTTTGCTCCTGATTTAATGTCTCTTGCTGACCTTGCCAAGGCCGTTTTGCTCGATGTGGCGAAACAAGTACCCATTGATTGGTCAACGGGTTATACCGACGATGAGGATGATCAACCGGGTTAAAAATGTCCATTTGTACCTCTTATCTGATTTTGCCTAATTTTTTATTGAAGATCACCCAATTAATCCGGGTAACCTTGTGGGTTTTTTGATTGCCAATGCCATGAATCTTTGACCATGTCATCAAGCGTGAGTTTGGTTTTCCAACCTAATATTTGTTCGGCTTTCTTCGCATCAGCCCAAAAAGCAGGCAGATCGCCGGCTCGTTTCGGCGCAAAATGCCAATTGAGTGGCTTGCCGGATGCTTTTTCAAAAGCTTGAATGACTTGTAATACACTGTAGCCAATGCCGGAACCTAAGTTATAAATGTGTACACCGGCTTTATTGTGGTCTGCTTTAAGGGCGGCAATATGACCGTCAGCTAAATCAACGACATGAATAAAGTCACGCACACAAGTACCGTCTTGTGTTGGGTAGTCATTGCCAAATACGGCTAGCGATTGTCGTTTACCTATGGCAACTTGCGTAATATACGGCATAAGATTGTTTGGGATACCTAGCGGATCTTCGCCCATTAATCCGCTTGGATGCGCCCCAACCGGGTTAAAATAACGTAGGATTGTCAATGACCAATCAGGCTCAGCGACCGCTAAATCCATGATGCATTGTTCAACCATTAATTTACTTTTGCCATAAGGACTGGTTGGTAAACCTTGTGGTAAGGTCTCAACGTAAGGAACGGGTGCCAGCTCACCATATACGGTTGCTGATGAACTAAAAACTAACTGTTTAACACCCGCATCACGCATTGCTTTCATCAAAACGATACTGCCGTAAACATTGTTTTGGTAATACTCAAGTGGTTTATGTACCGACTCGCCCACCGCTTTTAGACCCGCAAAATGGATAACCGCTTGTATTTTATGCTCGTTGAAAATTTTAGCTAAAAGCTCTGCATCACACACATCACCTTGATAAAAATCAACACGCTGTCCGGTTATTTGTTCTATTCTGTCTAATACAGATGCTTTACTGTTAAACAAATTATCAATCACAATAGGCGTATAGCCCGATTGAATCAATTGTACGCATGTGTGACTTCCTATATATCCGCAACCGCCTGTAACTAATATTTTCATTTTCAAACCTTTATTTTATGCAAGTTAAGTTAAGCGAAGGTCAATTAATCTTGTGTATCTTCACTTTTTTGTTTTCTAAAAAGATCCCATGGACCCCGTCCAGATAAGGTGAAGGATGAAATTATAGTAAAGCTAAAAGCAATTAAGCCAAGTACTAAGTATGCTCCTTCAAAACCAATTTTAACATACATTAATCCTGCAAAGGTGGACATAAACATAATCGATAACTGTTTTGCAAAACAAAATGCAATTAAGTAAACCGTTGCCGATAAGCGAATCGGAAAGTGTTTAGTAATATATTTAAATGCACCAACTAACAATAATGGGGCTTCAAACATATGTAAGGTCTTTAAAATAACAACTTCAACGGCATTACTGGCAAAGGCTGAGCCAGTTATGCGAATTGACATAATAGCGCCAGCAACTAACAACGTATTTTTGCTACCAATTTTCATCACAATAAGCGGCGCAAAAAACATGACAGTCGCATTTAAAAATTCACCGAGGGTGGTGACATAACCAAAGGCTTCTCGCCCTATCTGTTCACTTGAAAAAAATGAGGTGAAAAAGTTAGCAAATTGTTGATCAAATACATCATAAGTGCAAGCAACACCGACAATATATAGCATAAAAAACCAAGTTTTTCGCATGCTAAGCAAGTCAACGGCTAATTTCAGGTTAAAAGGCTCGGGTTTATTTAGTCCCATTTGTTCAACCACATCGGTAGTTGACGTTTTGGCTGGATCGGCGATTTTGACTAAAAATAACAAAATCAGCGCAAAGCCGGAACACAACCAATATACAGCGTTGACATCTTTCGATATCATTATACCGACAAATGAAGCGCAGATAGCCCAACCAAAACAGCCAAACATGCGGCAGCGACCAAATTCAAACCCACTGCGTCGACTGATTTTTTCAACCAATGCTTCAATAGCGGGCGCTCCACCACTAAATACCATACCGAGATAAAAACCGCCGGCTATGGCACCTAGTGTCACATTAAATCTTAAAAGTGGTCCAAGTACGAAAATAAAAAACGGACCAAATAACACTAATAGCAAGGTTATGACCCATAGCAGATGTTTTTTAAGTCCCAACTTATCGGAAACTAAACCAAATAAAGGCTGAAAAAACAGTGCGAAAAGTGAAATAAATGAAAACACATAACCGGTGTCGGCTTCATTTAGTCCATTCATTTTCAACCAAACAGGAAAAAATGGACAATAAGCGCCCATAATGAAAAAGTACAGAAAGAAGTAGAGGCTAAACACCCAATAATTCTTGTTGTGTAATGAAGACTTGATATTTTGATTCATAGTGAACTTCCTTTGCTAAGCCTTAAATGATTAATTCATCATTTGGGAATCGTTTACATATTCAGTAAACAGAAAAAGCTACATAAGATTGCGTAAATAATATCACTAAGAAAATCCAAAAAAAGTGATCCAGGTAACACTTTATGAAATCGTTTACATTTTTTATTTGCCCGACATTAACCGTTACTTTAGTCGTTAATCTATTGTTTAAATTAGTATTATTAGCTATTTTCTAAAAAGAAGCTTAGATAAACAATTAAAATTATCAAAAATAATCATGTTACCTCTAGTTTGAATAACCATTATTGAACAATAAGTCATCAAGATTAGATAGGTAAGCAATAGTTATTTGGAATCGATTACATTTATGGTGAGTAAAGGTTTATCTACCAAATATGTTGCATTAATTCAACATCGAAATGACAAAATAGTTTGGTCAATAGAAGGCGGGCGGGTCAGTTTAATCGGAGCGATTAGCTGGTGGATAATTGGTGGTGTTGTTGTTAGTAAGACAAAGTTTAGTGTTTATCCTTTAAACATGATAGCTGTTTTTTGCTAAAACGTAGGGTAAATCTGAAACTTCTTGACAAGTTGGCAGGCGGTATTGGAATAATTTTTCAGGTTTTACGATAAGATAACTTGCTTTGTCATATATTACAGACGCACAAATCATCTTATCGTTACTGTTAATGATTATTGGTGATGTTTATTCGTTTTTCAAACTCTGCCCAAGGGTAATAACCGTCAGCATTTAAATTGGCATTTTTTAATTTCAATTCAAAGTGCGCTGGTGGATTATTGATATCGAGTGCTTGACCGGTATGCAGTTGTTCAAATGTTTGATAGACATATTCCGCTTTGAAATAGTATTGCCCGGTTTGACGATGACAGAAACGTTGAAAAATCACTTTACCGCCAATTGGGGTGGTTTCAAATTGATTCGGCAGACTATAACTTTCAAAATCTAATGCGCCTAATAAAGAAGCGATAGTACTATCATGCCCAACTAGCAAGCTAACTTGATATTGATCATTGGCAACTAACGAATTTATCATTTTAATCAATTTGTTGGCCGCACGGTCAGCTATCGTTTTGGTATGACAGATGAGATTAATGTATTGATTACGAATTTGGGTAATTTGCTGCCATTGTTCAAGACTATCTATTCTCCCCCATGCGATTTGATCTTTGGGGAATGCGGAGTAGTATTGCAGTAAAAATGAGTCAACAGCACAAATACCCACCGCTAAAGCCCCGAGTAGTGCGGGCTCTTGATGTTTTTCAAAATAGAGTGATTGGGGAATATCGGCTAGGGCACATTGATGAGTTGCATATAATTGCGAGTTTTTATAATCCAATATGTCCGATAAAATCTGATAAGCAGGCGCTAAATTTTTAAAAATGTCGTGGGTTTTGTCTTCCAGTTCAATATCGTTTAACACTGCTTGCTTAAATTCGGGCGAATTATCTTCTAAAGCTGGATCAAAGATAGGATCCATTTTTTCAATCGGGTATTTGTGATTGATTGTAATGTCATGACCAGCATAGGCACCCATAATTAAAAATTGGGCTGTTGCGACTGTTCTTTGCAAACTGTTGGCATAAACAAATAATTGCGGATTTTCTGGCGAAAATGAGATATTTTGTTGCTCAAGCCATTGTGATAGATAGTGACCAAAGTAGGTTTCGAGTGCGCCTCCGCGTGTGGTTAAATATCCATAGGGGTGATCCCATTTGGGCCATGTGAAAGATGTTGCTTGATCAAGAAACTCAAGCGTATTTTGCAAAGGTGTACGAATACCATGACGGCTTAAAATTACAACTTTGTCCAATTGGTAGTGATTGTTCCTCATTTTCTTATCCAGCCTTGTCTATGTAAATAATCTAAAATAAAATCTCGTTGTCCTTTAACGATTGTCTCAGCAATTTTGTCACTCCAGCCACCGCCTTTTTGGTTAGTATCACGATGCCCATAATAATCGTGCATCTGTTTATCATACTGTTTTAATAATGCACGGTCGATCGGTTGATAGCTATTTTCAAAAAAGATTAATTGTTTCGGTAATCTCGGTTTAATTTGTGGATCTTGCGCCGGATATCCCAGACATAGCCCAAACAGGGGCAGGACGTATTTAGGCAGTTCAAGTAATGCCGTGACTTTATCAATATTATTGCGTAAGCCACCGATATAAACCGTACCTAAACCTAAAGACTCAGCTGCTATAACGGCATTTTGTGCCATAAGTGCCGTGTCTATACAACCAACTAACAGTTGTTCGGCTTTTTCAAGGGGTATGCTGGGATCTATCTGAAAATGCCGGTTAAAGTCGGCACAAAAGACCCAAAATTCCGGCGCTTGAGTAACATAACTTTGATCACCAGCGTAGTGGGCGAGTTGTTTACGTTTATCGACATCGGTAATGCGGATAATTGTTCCGCACTGGAGAAAATTAGAACTGGAAGCCGATTGTGCAGCGCTAACAATTGCTGTGATTTGTGCTTGGGTTAAGGCTGTCGCTTGATAAGCACGGATTGAGCGATGATGACAAATTGTCTTTATTGTTTCGTTTTGCATAATGGCTCCTTAAGGTTACTATTTTCGGATAAATTGCAGATCCCATACGCCATGACCTAAATTTTGACCGCGTTTTTCAAATTTGGTAATCGGTCTATCTTCAGGTCTTGGTACATAGTCATTCGTCGATGATAGATTGGTAAATGCGTCGGCATTACTCAGCACTTCTAGCATATGTTCAGCATAATGCTGCCAATCGGTGGCTAAATGTAAAATGCCGCCAGATTTTAATTTTTGACTAATTAGATTAACAAATGCGGGCTGAATGATACGGCGTTTATTGTGCCTTGCTTTATGCCATGGATCGGGGAAAAATATTTGTACTTTATCCAATGAATTGTCCGGAATCATATTTTCTAACACTTCCACTGCATCATGACACATCACTTTTAAGTTAGATAATTGATTGTCTTCAATTGCCATTAAACACGCACCCACTCCCGGTTTGTGCACTTCAATCCCGATAAAATTTTTATTTGGTGCCGCTTTAGCCATTTCAACTAATGAAGCGCCCATTCCAAATCCGATTTCTAAAACTGTAGGTTGCGAGTGATTAAACTCAATGTTGGTGCCACTTTGGTAGTCAATGCCAAAAATTGGCCATAAATGGGTCAAAGCTTGCTCTTGCCCTTTGGTTAAACGACCTTGTCGTAGTACAAAGCTACGAATCGTTCTTTTAGGTTTGATTTGTTGATTATCAGTGGTGTTTATTTGTTCATTCATTAGGTTATCTACTTGTGTTTTAAAATTGATTGAAGTCAACGATTAATGATTATCAGCAATTATTTTACTCGATTTTATCTTTACTTCACAAAATATATTATCGTTTGATTTTTCAATTTATTACGATTGTTGATAAAAAAAATTTTGATAAAATTTGATAAATTTTTATAATCTGGTTGAGCAAAATCTGTAAATGATTATATAATTATCACTCCGATTCAACCGATTACGATTTTTAAGTAATCATAATAACATGCTTGAGGTTTTCTCGTGCCTGATATGAAGCTTTTTGCTGGTAATGCCACACCCGAACTAGCAAAACGTATAGCTAATCGTCTTTACACATCTTTGGGTGATATTGTTGTAGGTCGTTTTAGCGATGGTGAAGTAAATGTCCAAATTAATGAAAATGTCCGTGGTGAAGACGTTTTTATTATCCAATCAACTTGTGCCCCTACTAATGATAATTTAATGGAATTACTGGTTATGATCGATGCAATGCGTCGGGCATCTGCTGGTCGTATTACTGCGGTTATTCCTTATTTTGGTTATGCAAGACAAGATCGTCGAGTGCGTTCTGCGCGGGTACCAATTACCGCTAAAGTTGTTGCTGACTTTTTATCTACAGTCGGTGTTGACCGTGTATTAACCGTTGATCTTCATGCTGAACAAATTCAAGGCTTTTTTGATGTTCCGGTGGATAACGTTTTCGGTAGCCCGGTTATCTTAGAAGATATGTTACAACGTGATTTTGAACGTCCGATTGTGGTATCTCCTGATATTGGTGGTGTGGTTCGAGCACGAGCAATTGCCAAACTGTTAAATGATACCGATATGGCTATCATCGATAAACGTCGCCAACGAGCTAATGAAGCGGAAGTGATGAACATTATTGGTGATGTTGCAGATAGAGATTGTATCTTAGTTGATGACATGATCGATACTGCCGGAACACTTTGCAAAGCCGCTGATGCCTTGAAAGCCAGAGGTGCTAAACGAGTTTTTGCTTATGCAACTCATCCAATTTTTTCCGGCAAAGCCGTTAGCAATATTAAAAGCTCGGCGATTGATGAAATAGTTGTTTGTGACACAATCCCATTAACTGCCGAAGTGAAGGCGTTAAAAAATGTCCGTCAATTAACATTATCAGGTATGCTTGCTGAAGCTATTCGTCGTATTAGTAACGAAGAATCAATTTCAGCAATGTTTCATCAATAACCTATTTTTAAATATTGATTCAAATGCCCCTTTATGGGGCATTTTTACAGATAAATTCTCATATACAGTTAATAGCAATCATGACAACGATAAAACTTATTGTAGGATTGGCCAATCCGGGAAATGAATACGCAGCAACTCGCCATAACGCTGGTGCATGGTATGTCGATCAATTAGCGGATCGATACAATCAACCATTAAAAAGCGAGCCAAAATTTTTTGGTTATACTTCACGTATTAACATTCAAGGGCATGATGTGCGCTTACTGGTGCCAACTACTTTTATGAATTTAAGTGGGAAAGCTGTGCAAGCGATGGCTAACTTTTATCAGATTAAGCCAGAAGAAATTTTAGTTGCTCATGATGAACTTGACCTTAACCCCGGTGTGGCTAAATTAAAATTTGGTGGTAGTCATGGTGGGCATAATGGTTTAAAAGATATTGCAAATAAACTTGGCAATAACTTATATTTTTATCGGCTCAGAATTGGGATCGGTCATCCCGGCGATAAAAATAAGGTGGTTGGTTTTGTATTAAATCAGCCGTCAAAACCGGAGCAAGAATTGATTGATAAAGCGATTGATGAAGCAGTTCGTTGCACTGATATCCTCTTATCTGACGGGGTTGAAAGTGCTATGAATCGGTTACATTCATTCAAAGCATAACTGAGCAATTTCGCTTAAGTCAATTCGACTGACAACAAACTTTTAATCCACCCTTATCACCTCGGTGGATTAAAAATTTGCTAATAATATTAAAACTAAGAAAATAGGTGTGTGACATTTCCGCCTTTTTCGGCAATTTTTTTCATCACTTCTTTAATAAGCCACATATTCATCGCAGCAGTATCATCAGTACTACCGGTATAGTTAAGCTCTTTAGCTAATTTTTTTCGTGCATCTAAACTATTATCAATGCCTAATAGTTTTAGTAGATCAACAATTGACGTTTTCCAATTAAGTTTTTCAGGAAACTTTTTCGCTAAATTATCCAAAATAGACATCACATCTACATTAGATATTGGTGCATTATTAGCGGAATTAGATTGATCTTGATTCTGATTTTGGTTTGCATTGGTTTGATTTTGATCTGAATGTGGTGAAAATATATCTTTCACTGAATTGGTTACTTTTCCGACTTGATCTTTAACCGCATCTGTTGCATTACCTACTGTGGCTTGTGCGCTTGGAAAGATTTTAGAAAAAATGTTATTTAAGATACCCACGTTACACCCCCTTAAGTTTAAACTGATTTATTAAAAAACGGCTAAACGATACAGATGTACAAAAAATATCCATTCTAGTATAACGTTTAATCACTAAGAATGTCAAAACCGGAATAAAGTTCACCTCTTTTTATTTGTTTTTAAAATCAGGCTACCAATTAAGTATGGGTTTTATTAACTCTATACGTCATCTTTTCAAATATCAATTTTTATATCAAATTGAATATATTATATTTATTTGATTGATAATTAAATTGCTATTTTAAATCGACTGATTTGTTATACCAATATAGTATAAACTGTGATCACTTTCACAATTATGATCTAATTTGGAATACTGTAACCAAAATTAATTGTAATATTTGGTTTACCAATTTGAGGGGTTAATCAAATTTATGTTTTAGAGAATTAATTTACAATTAGAGGTTACTATGAATGCCATATTTAAATCAAAGGGTTATATCCGTTGGCTAATGATCATTTTATTTGCAACGGGTGTTATCCTTAACTATGTTGACCGCAATGCTTTGGGTATTATGGCGCAAGAAATTATCAATGATTTGCAAATCACACCTAAAGAGTACTCCTATATTACCGGCGCCTTTCAATTGGCTTACACTATCTTTCAACCGATTGTGGGTTGGTTTGTTGATGTCATTGGTTTGCGTGTCGGCTTTGCTATCATGGTCATCATATGGTCATTAATGTGCATGTTACACGCGGGCGCAGGCGCTTGGATTCACTTAGCCATTTTACGTTTTGTTATGGGTGGCGCCGAATCAGTTGTTGCGCCGGCTAATGCTAAAGTGATTAGTTCATGGTTTCCTAAAAAAGAGCGTGCGATTGCCAATGGCTGGAGTATGGTAGGCTTTTCACTAGGTGCGATGATTGCACCGCCGTTAATTTATTTTATTCATCAATTTGGTGGCTGGCAGTTGGCGTTTTTAATTCCGGGCTCGATAGGTATTATATGGGCTGGGATTTGGCTCTACTTTTTTAGTGAGCCAGCAAAAAGCCGCTTTGTTACTGATGCTGAAAGAAAATACATTCTGTCTGATCAAGATATCGGTCAAGCACAACAAGATAAGAATGTTTGGCATGCTATTAAACAGGTTGTCACGCAAAAGAAATTTTATGGCATTGCCATACCTGCGTTTTTAGCTGAGCCGGCTTGGGCAGCGGTTAACTTTTGGGTGCCATTTTACTTATTATCAGAGCGTGGAATGCAATTAAAAGAAATGGCGATGTTTGTTTGGATCCCATTTTTAGCTGCCGATTTTGGCGGGTTATCTTCCGGTTATTTTTCTCGTATGCTCGATAAATATTTCGGTTTGTCTCGAATTAATGCTGCCTGCATCACCTATCTTGGCGCTGCTTTTTTCATGCTTTCAATGGTTTTTGCCTCTTTAGCCGAAAGTCCTTATTTAGCCATAGCATTAATTGCAATAGGCGCATGGGGACACCAAATGTTATCAGCGATGTTGACCATTCAAGTTATTGAGAATTTTGACGGAAAAGAAGTGTCTACCGTGAATGGTTTACGGGGTAGTTCGGCTTGGATTGCCAGTTTCTTATTTACCATTATCGTTGGGCAATTTTTTGAAAAAATTGGATTTAAGCCATTCTTTATTACGATGGGCTTTTTAGATATCATCGGGGCGATAATCATGTGCGCTTTACTATTTCAGCGTAAACCTAAAGGGAATTAAGGTTATCGTTTGTTAACTGGTAAAGTTAGAAAAACTGTTTTTAATAGCGTGCATGTCACGCTATTTTTAGATAAGTTTAAAATAAAAAGTGCATCTAATCGGCAAAGAAAATGCCCATATTCGTGGGCATTTTCAATTGGATTGGGATGATTTAGCTAAAAAAAGCACGCTTTATGGCGTATTCTACGCCACGAATTTCAGCTAATCCTCTTAAGCGTCCAATGCCGGAATAACCCGGATTGGTTTTTTTCTTAAGGTCATCTAACATTTGGTGACCATGATCGGGGCGAACAGGAATCGGGCGTTTAATGCCTGCTTGTTTGCGTCGCTCCTCTTCAGTAACAAGTGCTTTGATAACCGCATACATATCCACATCACCGGCTAAATGGTCACCTTCGTGGAACGATAACGGGTTATCTTCACGTACGGTTGCACGTAAATGGATAAAGTGGATACGGTCAGCAAACTTTTCTGCCATGGTGGCTAAATCGTTATCACTGCGCACGCCATAAGAGCCGGTACAGAAACAAAAACCGTTGTGAATGCTATCGACGGTATCTTTTATCCATTGCATATCTTCAATGGTTGAAACAATACGGGGTAGACCTAAAATGGGGCGAGGGGGATCATCGGGGTGAACAGTTAATACTACGCCCACTTCTTGCGCTACCGGCACAATCGCTTTTAAAAAATAAGCATAATTTTCACGCAGTTTTTGTTTATCAATACCATCATAAGTAGCAAGGTGGGCACGGAACTGATCAAGTGAATACCCTTCTTCGGCGCCCGGTAAGCCTGCAATAATATTGGCGACTAATTTATCTTTATCCGCTTGGGTCATTTGCTCAAAATAGTTTTTGGCGGCAATGACGTCTTGCGCCGAGTAATCCTGCTCGGCGTTAGGGCGCTTTAATAGATGAATATCAAACGCCGCAAAAGCGATTTGGTCAAAACGCAGCGCTTTTGATCCGTCTGGCAATTGGTAAGCAAGGTCAGTACGTGTCCAGTCTAAAACCGGCATAAAATTGTAACAAACTGTATCAATGCCGCATGCGGCTAAGTTGCGAATTGATTGTTGATAATTTGCGATGTGCTTAGCAACGTCACCTGAGTGGGTTTTAATCTCTTCATGTACAGGAATACTTTCAACTACAGACCAAATTAAGCCTTTTTCTTCAATGAGTTTTTTCCGTTTTTCGATCTCCTCAACTGTCCATACCTCACCATTTGGAATATGGTGCAAAGCTGTCACAATTCCTGTTGCTCCAGCTTGTCTGATATCGTCTAGTGATACGGGGTCATTTGGGCCAAACCAACGCATTGTTTGTTCCATATAAAATCTCCTCAATGATTTTTATTTTTTCAAATTTTCCTCAGTGAAAGAAACCGAAAACAATGCGCATTTTATATTATCTATTGGTTAACAATTGTCACCGGTATAGAGTCAAATAAATAACCATCAAAATTAGGATCTTCACTATCAGAAACGGTCATTAATGTTTGTTTAACATTTTCCAAATGTTGCCACATCGCATGGCGAGCAGCCATGGCATCTTTTACCTGTAAGGCTTGCAGAATTTTTTCATGATCATAAAGCCATTTTTTGCGATAACTATGATCAGTGATTCGGCTATGTAACTGGTCCCACATTTTACTGGCGTAACGTTTTTGCCATAGATCATTCAATAAGCCTTCAAGTATTGAGTTTTTGGTCGCTTTAGCTATGGCAATATGGAACATTTCATCAGCACTGTAATCATCTAAAATGCCTTGTTCTAATATTTTTCTTTCTTGTTCCAGTATCGCTCGAAGTTCGACAATATCTGACTTGACTATTTGTGAAGCCGCAAAAGCAGCAATATTGCTTTCAATTAATTGTCTGGCTTGTAACAATTCAAACGGGCCATAATCTTCTTCTTCCAGTTTTTTATCTTTTTCTGATAATTCATCATCCGGTAAACCAATTACATACACGCCAGAACCTTTTTTAACGGTCACTAAATTTTCCAGTTCAAGCATAATGAGCGCTTCGCGGACAACTGTTCGACTAACATTGAATGTTTCAGCAATATCTCGTTCAGGCGGTAATCGGTCACCAATTTTATAAGTGCCGCTTTTTAATAATGATTTAAGCTCATTACCAATTTCCCGATATAGCCGATTAACCGTTAGCATTAATTATTATCCTCATTCTAATCTCTTGTTTAATGAAAATAATTATACGCTACTTATATTGTTTTTAGCCAATAATAATACATTACCGTTTATCGATTAATTGGAATACCAATATGACGTTGTATTATAGATGTTTTGCGACTTCTCCCTATAAAATAAACCAAAAAATGTGATTTTAATCACAAAAAATAAAAAATAGAGATGAAAAATTTATTAACAAGTGAAAATATGTCTAACCAATAAAGTCATTAACCTGTTAAGTGCGGTAAGCAAAATGTTAAATCTAAGCAATCTTCCTCAATCAATCGAACATAAACCTTTATACAACCGGCAAGATATGGTCGCCCGTATTGTTCATTTAGGCTTTGGTGCCTTTCATCGAGCGCATCAGGCGCTATTGACTGATCGGTTATTGAATAAAGGTGCTAGCGATTGGGGAATTTGTGAAGTTAACATTGTGGGGGGCGAAGCGCTTATCAATGATATTCGTCAGCAAGACCATTTATATACCGTACTTGAAAAAGGCGCCACTTCAAAACAGGCTTTTATTATTGGCAGCGTAAAAGAATCACTGCTAGCACCTATTGACGGGATCGAGGCAATTTTACAAAAAATGGCAGATCCTACCGTTGAGATTGTCTCTTTAACCGTAACCGAAAAAGGCTACTGTATGCTACCCGGCGGGGTGGGGCTTGATTTAAATAATCCTTTAATTAAAGCCGATTTAGCTAATCCCTCACAACCTTGTTCGGCACCGGGTGTGATTGTTGAAGCGTTGTATCGAAGGATGCAACGTGGGGTTTCATCCTTCACCGCCATGTCTTGTGACAACATGCCGGAAAATGGTTTAGTGCTTAAAAAAGCCATATTGGGTTTAGCCAATGCGCGCGATCCTAGTTTAGCTAAATGGATTGAAAATAACACCACTTTTCCATGCACTATGGTTGATCGTATCGTGCCTGCTGCTACGCTTGATACATTAAATGAGATTCAAGATAGCCTAGGCGGCATG
It encodes the following:
- a CDS encoding mannitol dehydrogenase family protein, which gives rise to MLNLSNLPQSIEHKPLYNRQDMVARIVHLGFGAFHRAHQALLTDRLLNKGASDWGICEVNIVGGEALINDIRQQDHLYTVLEKGATSKQAFIIGSVKESLLAPIDGIEAILQKMADPTVEIVSLTVTEKGYCMLPGGVGLDLNNPLIKADLANPSQPCSAPGVIVEALYRRMQRGVSSFTAMSCDNMPENGLVLKKAILGLANARDPSLAKWIENNTTFPCTMVDRIVPAATLDTLNEIQDSLGGMFDPCGIACEPFIQWVIEDNFVTNRPNWDEVGAEFVDDVVPYEEMKLRMLNGSHSFLAYLGYLAGYEHINDCMNDANYKNATLNLMMQQQAPTLHVPDHVDLTQYANKLIERFSNPALKHRTWQIAMDGTQKLPQRMLDSIRWHIKHNSDFSLLALGVAGWMRYVGAIDDNHHKIEVCDPMLEQIAALVGASKDGVERVEALLSLKAVFNTDLPNNPLFKQKVIEHYLTLMQKGAKQTIKELAIAF